Part of the Nitrospinota bacterium genome, TCTCAATGGCGGGCTCATTTTTGCATTGGTATCATAATCCCGGCAAGCCTCTTCAGTAAGAGTAAAGTGATGGGGTGCAACTTCGCAGGTGACAGGAAGTCCTTTAGCCTTTGCCTGGCGGACAAGCTCAACAGCACCTCCACTGCTTATATGAGCAACATGCAGACGTCCTCCAGTTTTTGGCAGAAGACAAATGTCTCGAAAAACCATGATATCCTCTGCTTCAACAGGCATCCCTTTTAATCCCAGTTCCGCAGAAACAATACCTTCATTCATGCTGCCGCCACGAGTCAAATCAAGGATTTCACTATGTTGTATACAGGGAAGGTCAAACATTCGACTGTATTCCAATGCTCTTCGCATCAGTTCGCTATCCATTACAGGTCTTCCGTCATCCGAATAACCAATGCAACCCGACTCTTTTAATTCGCCCATGTCCGATAAGGTTTCCCCCTTTAAACCTTTTGTGATGGCTCCAATAGGAAGTATGTTGACCAGTGCAGTTTTCTCAGCCTGTTTGAGAATCAATTCAGTAACCGAACGGTTATCGTTGACGGGGGAAGTATTAGGCATTACCGCAACAGTTGTAAATCCACCGGCTGCTGCAGAAGCACTACCCGTTTCAATCGTCTCTTTATATTCATGACCTGGCTCCCTGAAATGCACGTGCATGTCACAGAAACCGGGAGCAACCACACAACCTGTTGCGTCTACAATCTTTATTTCTGAGTTATCATTTTCAGAAAGTTTACCCTGAGGCTCCACAGCTTCTATACTGTTTCCATTAATCAGAATATCAAAAAAACCGTCAACCTGATTTGCAGGGTCAATAACCTGACCGTTTTTAATTAGGGTTTGCATTTTTCTCCCCA contains:
- a CDS encoding dihydroorotase, whose amino-acid sequence is MQTLIKNGQVIDPANQVDGFFDILINGNSIEAVEPQGKLSENDNSEIKIVDATGCVVAPGFCDMHVHFREPGHEYKETIETGSASAAAGGFTTVAVMPNTSPVNDNRSVTELILKQAEKTALVNILPIGAITKGLKGETLSDMGELKESGCIGYSDDGRPVMDSELMRRALEYSRMFDLPCIQHSEILDLTRGGSMNEGIVSAELGLKGMPVEAEDIMVFRDICLLPKTGGRLHVAHISSGGAVELVRQAKAKGLPVTCEVAPHHFTLTEEACRDYDTNAKMSPPLRTDEDIELIKEGLKDGTIDIIATDHAPHDLADKQVEFSNACFGIVGLETALPLTLKMVDEGIISLQRAVDLLTQQPCRIFNLDKGTLGVGKDADIVIFDPNVKYAIDPEKFKSRSKNSPYKGWKVRGKVIHTFVAGKSVYSDQSK